The DNA region GCGCCTGCCGCGCGTTGCAACTCCCCCATCACTTCCGACAAGGTAGCCATCGAAGAGGCAACCATGATGGCGAAAAATACAAACGCACCCAGATCCCCTGCCGACATAGTGCCTTGAATCACATCGCGACCGCCGACCCATAACATGCCAGTAATGGCACTGAACACAATCACGATCACGCCGGAAATAAGAATGGCTCGTTGTTTCACGCGCTCGCGTCCGATCTGATAAGCACGCTCCACCTCTTGCCCAAATGCGGCTTTGGCGTGATCTTCTACTGCGAAGCTTTGCACGGTTTTAATATTGGTGATGGCTTCACCGGCATAGCTGCCTACATCCGCCATCGAATCTTGGCTTTGCCGCGACAACGCCCGCACACGACGGCCATAGATAAGTATTGGCACCAAAATAAAAGGCACGGAGGCCAGCACAATCAAGGTCAGTTTAATATTGGTGGCAAACAGCATGATGATGGCGCCCACACACATCAGTGCACTGCGCATTGCCATGGAGAAGGAGGAACCGATAATATTTTGCAGCAAGCTGGTATCTGTGGTGATCCGCGACATGATTTCGCCACTACCGTGGGTTTCAAAATAGCTCGGATGTAGGCCAATCACATGATCAAACACCGCTTGGCGAATATCGGCACTGACCCGCTCACCCACTGACGACACCAGATAGAAGCGGAAGAAGGTGCCGATCGCGATTAATACCGTGATCAGCAAAATAAACTGTACCGCGTTCCCCAGCTCAACCAGTGATTGCTGGGCAAAGCCTTGGTCGATCAAAAGCCGAACGCCATGTCCAACCGACAGCGTTAGTGATGCAGTAAACACTAAGGCAAGCAACGCGGCACTCACTTGCCAGCGATAAGGACGAATAAACGCAATCAGCTCCCACAAAACGGTCAGATTTTTACTGTTGCGACTTGAGGCAGATGGCGTCGAGGCGGTGTGTGTTGAAGCGGAATTGGCCATAAGCTCTTCTTAGTGCGGTCCTTGCACATTTAGGGGCGGGTAAGCAGGATCATTAACTCGCGATTGTCGTTGATAAGCGCATCGATGGTGCATGTATCCAACTCCTCTAAAAAGGCTTGCTTGGCTTTCGCTAAGCGATCTTTTAATCGGCACGCTGGAGTGATATGACAAAACTCAACCGAGCAATTGACGAGTTCCAAGGGTTCAAGATCGCGTACGACTTGCCCCACCGTGATCGCGGTCGGCGCTTGCAGTAGACGAATCCCCCCGTTCTTTCCGCGCACCGTTTGAATATATCCCAACTGCCCTAAACGGTTGATGACTTTCACCATATGATTGCGCGACACACCAAACAAGCGCGTCACCTCGGTAATGTTGGTGAGCTCACCTTCTGGCAAAGAAGCCAGAAAAATCAACGTGCGAAGTCCGTAATCTGTAAAGCTGGTTAGTTGCATGTGTGCCTCTTTCTGCTCCGCCGAATTGTAAGTCTTCACTCAGTGAAAACAAAGCAATCGTCACTGTTATCATCGTCTTCGAGCCTCACTTTTTCTAAGAAAAGTTAACTAAAAACCGTTTAAAAAAGTCGACCACATTCAACTAGACAGCCAAGACTAGTCTACTATGCATTAAGGAGAGGTGTAACGTGTTGGTTTAGGGGAAGAGAATGACATCAATATTCAAAGGCTCCACATTTTACAAATATTTGATTTCATTTGTTATTTTTGGGGTTCTTATCGTAGCACTCACGAATGCGCTCAACTACTACCATCTCAACCACATATCAAAAGGGATCATAAAAGACCAAATCGACTTTCAATTTGATCGAGTTGAAAACGCAACGCGCACGCTGATTGGCTCTGCTGAACTCACCGTGGTGAACGCGGCACAAAGTGACTTTATTGATAGCTACCTGACAACCAAATCTCCAGACGCAAAAGAAAACCT from Salinivibrio kushneri includes:
- a CDS encoding ABC transporter transmembrane domain-containing protein, whose translation is MANSASTHTASTPSASSRNSKNLTVLWELIAFIRPYRWQVSAALLALVFTASLTLSVGHGVRLLIDQGFAQQSLVELGNAVQFILLITVLIAIGTFFRFYLVSSVGERVSADIRQAVFDHVIGLHPSYFETHGSGEIMSRITTDTSLLQNIIGSSFSMAMRSALMCVGAIIMLFATNIKLTLIVLASVPFILVPILIYGRRVRALSRQSQDSMADVGSYAGEAITNIKTVQSFAVEDHAKAAFGQEVERAYQIGRERVKQRAILISGVIVIVFSAITGMLWVGGRDVIQGTMSAGDLGAFVFFAIMVASSMATLSEVMGELQRAAGATERLVELLHVQSHIRTPSTSPIADAQSLSNDLRFDAVHFHYPTRPHQPAIDALNLAIQPGEVVALVGPSGAGKTTVFELLQRFYDPQSGAIMLGGQDIRSLSPQALRQQMALVPQQPALFSDDVIGNIRYGRPDASEQAVKEAAVQAHADAFIQQLPDGYHSFLGERGVRLSGGQRQRIAIARAILKDPRILLLDEATSALDSESEHAVQQGLAALMRDRTTLIIAHRLSTIQHADRIVVMDQGKLIDVGSHTDLLARCPLYQRLVKRQFSHVSNG
- the nsrR gene encoding nitric oxide-sensing transcriptional repressor NsrR, producing MQLTSFTDYGLRTLIFLASLPEGELTNITEVTRLFGVSRNHMVKVINRLGQLGYIQTVRGKNGGIRLLQAPTAITVGQVVRDLEPLELVNCSVEFCHITPACRLKDRLAKAKQAFLEELDTCTIDALINDNRELMILLTRP